Proteins found in one Drosophila innubila isolate TH190305 chromosome X, UK_Dinn_1.0, whole genome shotgun sequence genomic segment:
- the LOC117793695 gene encoding dihydropyrimidine dehydrogenase [NADP(+)]: MSPPAMLSKDTPDIEDLLALNPRVKTQCSVVPTKQTKENKKHWKRNADHMAVPCTTLANNFEDIKHTTLSERGALEEAARCLKCADAPCQKSCPTQLDIKSFITSIANKNYYGAAKAIFSDNPLGLTCGMVCPTSDLCVGGCNLQASEAGPINIGGLQQFATEMFKQMGVRQRRSPHQKPLAQPNKKIALLGGGPASLSCATFLARLGYDNVTIYERRSYLGGLSASEIPQYRLPIDVVNFEIDLVKDLGVKFQLNRALSTKDLTVNGLLASGHDAVYVGIGLPEPKLDPIFKGLNIESGFYTSKNFLPLVSDGSKPGLCACKSAQTLPKLYGNVIVLGAGDTAFDCATSALRCGARRVFVVFRKGSTGIRAVPEEVELAREERCELMPYLSPRKVIVKDGQITAMEFCRTEQNEQDEWVEDEEQMVRLKANFVISAFGSGLQDADVRDALSPLEFRSGLPVVDRQTMQSSVPQVFLGGDLAGVANTTVESVNDGKVAAWSIHCQLQGLPLDTPAALPLFYTDIDNVDISVEMCGLKFENPFGLASAPPTTSAAMIRRAFEQGWGFVVTKTFGLDKDMVTNVSPRIVRGTTSGYKYGPQQGCFLNIELISEKRAEYWLRSIGELKRDFPEKIIIASIMCSYNEADWTELATLAEQSGADALELNLSCPHGMGESGMGLACGQKPELVEDISRWVRKAVKVPFFIKLTPNITDIVSIAEAAQRGGADGGSAINTVQGLMSLKADATAWPAIGKEQRTTYGGVSGNATRPMALRAVSEIAKKLPGFAILGIGGIDSGEVSLQFLQAGATVLQICSSVQNQDFTLIEDYCTSLKALLFLKANPPPVNGAFWDGQSPPTPVHQKGKPVVHLTGTGNQSLGFFGPYQQQRDIKLSDLRKKQGAFWDAEQATLDSKSTRCDAATKTAPKVADVIGAALPRIGAYKSLDNTQQKVALINDDMCINCGKCYMTCADSGYQAIEFDKDTHLPHVNDDCTGCTLCVSVCPIIDCIRMEPKKIPHVIKRGLEDKTFYTHALSPSQ, encoded by the exons GATCTGCTGGCGCTGAATCCGCGCGTGAAGACGCAATGCAGCGTGGTGCCCACGAAGCAGACGAAGGAGAACAAGAAGCATTGGAAGCGCAATGCAGATCACATGGCGGTGCCATGCACAACATTGGCCAACAACTTTGAGGACATTAAGCACACGACGCTGTCGGAGCGTGGAGCACTCGAGGAGGCAGCCAGGTGCTTGAAATGTGCCGATGCACCATGCCAGAAGTCCTGTCCCACCCAACTGGACATCAAGAGCTTCATCACGAGCATTGCCAATAAGAATTACTATGGCGCCGCCAAGGCAATCTTCTCCGATAATCCACTTGGCTTGACCTGCGGCATGGTTTGTCCCACGAGCGATCTCTGTGTCGGCGGTTGCAACTTGCAGGCCTCTGAGGCAGGTCCGATTAACATTGGTGGACTGCAGCAATTTGCCACCGAGATGTTTAAGCAGATGGGCGTCCGTCAGCGTCGATCGCCGCATCAGAAACCTTTGGCGCAGCCGAACAAGAAGATTGCTCTGCTGGGCGGAGGACCTGCCTCCCTGTCGTGCGCCACATTCCTGGCCAGATTGGGATACGATAATGTGACCATCTATGAGAGACGCAGCTATTTAGGCGGACTCAGCGCATCGGAGATTCCCCAGTATCGACTGCCCATCGATGTGGTTAACTTTGAGATTGATCTGGTCAAGGATCTGGGCGTCAAGTTCCAACTGAATCGTGCCCTCAGCACCAAGGATTTGACCGTTAAT GGTCTGCTTGCTTCTGGACACGATGCCGTCTATGTGGGCATTGGACTGCCTGAACCAAAATTGGATCCCATTTTCAAGGGCCTCAACATCGAGTCTGGCTTTTATACATCCAAGAACTTTTTGCCCTTGGTCTCCGATGGCTCCAAGCCAGGATTATGTGCCTGCAAGTCGGCACAGACGCTGCCCAAGCTCTATGGCAATGTGATTGTGCTGGGAGCCGGCGACACAGCCTTTGATTGTGCCACCTCAGCGTTGCGTTGTGGTGCACGTCgggtgtttgttgttttccgCAAGGGATCGACTGGAATACGTGCTGTGCCCGAGGAGGTGGAGTTGGCGCGTGAGGAACGCTGCGAGCTGATGCCATACTTGAGTCCACGCAAGGTGATTGTCAAGGATGGCCAGATTACAGCCATGGAGTTCTGTCGCACCGAGCAGAATGAGCAGGATGAATGGGTCGAGGATGAGGAGCAGATGGTTCGCTTGAAGGCAAACTTTGTCATCTCGGCTTTCGGTTCGGGATTGCAGGATGCGGATGTGCGCGACGCGTTGTCCCCATTGGAGTTCCGTTCCGGATTGCCTGTCGTCGATCGCCAGACAATGCAGAGCAGCGTGCCACAGGTGTTCCTTGGCGGCGATCTCGCTGGCGTGGCCAACACAACCGTGGAGTCGGTCAACGATGGCAAGGTGGCTGCATGGAGCATCCACTGTCAGCTGCAGGGTCTGCCCCTGGACACGCCAGCTGCTTTGCCCCTATTTTACACGGACATTGATAACGTGGACATTTCCGTGGAGATGTGCGGCTTGAAATTCGAGAATCCCTTTGGCCTGGCCTCGGCACCGCCAACCACAAGTGCCGCCATGATTCGACGTGCCTTCGAGCAGGGCTGGGGATTTGTAGTAACAAAAACCTTTGGCCTCGACAAGGATATGGTCACAAATGTTTCGCCCCGCATTGTGCGCGGCACAACCTCCGGCTACAAGTATGGACCACAGCAAGGATGCTTCCTCAACATTGAGCTAATCTCCGAGAAGCGTGCCGAGTATTGGCTGCGCTCCATTGGCGAACTGAAGCGCGATTTTCCCGAGAAGATCATCATTGCCAGCATCATGTGCAGCTACAACGAGGCTGACTGGACGGAGCTCGCGACCCTGGCGGAGCAATCTGGTGCAGATGCCCTCGAACTGAATCTGTCGTGTCCCCATGGCATGGGTGAGAGCGGCATGGGCTTGGCCTGTGGCCAGAAGCCCGAACTGGTCGAGGACATCTCCCGCTGGGTGCGCAAGGCCGTCAAAGTGCCCTTCTTCATCAAGCTGACGCCCAACATAACAGACATCGTTTCCATTGCTGAGGCGGCACAACGTGGTGGTGCCGATGGTGGTTCCGCCATAAATACCGTTCAGGGATTGATGAGCCTGAAGGCAGACGCGACAGCTTGGCCAGCAATTGGCAAGGAACAGCGTACCACCTATGGTGGCGTCTCTGGCAATGCCACACGTCCCATGGCATTGCGTGCCGTTTCGGAAATAGCTAAAAAGTTGCCTGGATTTGCCATCTTGGGCATTGGTGGCATTGATTCCGGCGAGGTATCGCTGCAGTTCCTGCAGGCAGGTGCCACAGTACTCCAGATCTGCTCCTCCGTACAGAATCAAGATTTTACGCTAATTGAGGACTATTGCACCAGTCTGAAGGCGTTGCTCTTCCTCAAGGCCAATCCGCCGCCAGTGAACGGCGCTTTCTGGGATGGACAATCGCCGCCAACGCCTGTGCATCAAAAGGGCAAACCCGTGGTACATTTAACCGGCACGGGCAACCAGTCGTTGGGCTTCTTTGGTCCATATCAACAGCAGCGTGACATCAAATTGTCCGATTTGCGTAAGAAACAGGGCGCCTTCTGGGATGCCGAGCAGGCAACTCTGGATTCCAAAAGCACCAGATGCGATGCGGCCACAAAGACCGCGCCCAAAGTAGCCGATGTCATTGGAGCTGCACTGCCACGCATTGGCGCCTACAAGAGTCTGGACAACACGCAACAAAAGGTGGCACTTATCAACGAT GACATGTGCATCAACTGTGGCAAGTGCTACATGACGTGCGCCGATTCCGGTTACCAGGCCATTGAATTCGACAAGGACACGCATTTGCCCCACGTTAATGATGACTGCACTGGCTGCACGCTTTGTGTCTCCGTCTGTCCCATTATTGATTGCATTCG